The window GTCTTCATGATCGCGGAATCGAACAGATTGCCGCGCAGCACCAGGAACCCGGCGTCCTTCACCAGCGGCTTGTCGTAAGACCAGATCACGTCGTTGTCAGGCTTTGGCGCATTGGCGCAGTTCTCGCCGATGCCGCGGCCGTTGACCGTGACAGCGTTCTCGTGGATCCGGTTGTGCTTCATCAATTCGCGCACCACGGCCGGCACGCCGCCGGCGCGGTGGAATTCCTCGCCGAGATAGAAGCCGGCCGGCTGCATGTTGACCAGGAGCGGCACGTCGTGGCCGACCTTCTGCCAATCGTCGATCGAGAGCTCGACGCCGATGTGGCGCGCCAGCGCGTTGATGTGGATCGGCGCGTTGGTCGAGCCGCCGATCGCCGAATTGATCACGATGCAGTTCTCGAACGCCTCGCGGGTCAGGATGTCCGAAGGCTTGAGGTCTTCCCAGACCATGTCGACGATGCGTTTTCCTGTCTCGTAGGCGATCTGGCCGCGCTCGCGATAGGGGGCGGGGATCGCCGCGCAGCCCGGCAGCGAGAAGCCGAGCGCTTCCGCAAGCCCGTTCATGGTCGAGGCGGTGCCCATGGTGTTGCAATGGCCGACCGAGGGCGCCGATGACGCCACGATCTCCATGAACTCTTCATAGTCGATCTCGCCGGCGGCGAGCCGCTCGCGCGATTTCCAGACGATGGTGCCGGAGCCGGTGCGCTCGCCATTGTGCCAGCCGTTCAGCATCGGCCCGCCCGACAGCACGATCGCGGGCAGGTTGACGGTCGCCGCCGCCATCATGCAGGCAGGCGTGGTCTTGTCGCAGCCGGTGGTCAGCACTACGCCGTCGAGCGGATAGCCATAGAGGATTTCGACGAGGCCGAGATAAGCGAGGTTGCGGTCGAGCGCCGCGGTCGGGCGCTTGCCGGTCTCTTGGATCGGATGGGTCGGGAATTCCATCGCAATGCCGCCGGCCTCGCGGATGCCTTCGCGGACGCGATGGGCAAGCTCGATATGGTGGCGGTTGCAGGGGGAGAGGTCGTTGCCGGTCTGCGCGATGCCGATGATCGGCTTGCCGGACTGGAGCTCGGCGCGGGTGAGACCGTAGTTCAAATAGCGCTCCATATAGAGCGCGGTCATGCCCGGATTATGCGGATTGTTGAACCATTCCTGCGAGCGGAGGTGGCGGCGAGCGCCGTTGCCGGCGGGGGCATGCCCATTGGTTGGTTTTTTTGTCATTGGTTTCTCCTGCAATGCAAACGCACTGGCGTCCGTTTTAGGGTATCGGCTTGTGCGATGCCCAACGGCGCGAGCGACGATTTGCCTGCCCGCTGGCGGGTCGTTTCCTCACAAATCCGATACTAATCATGGCCGCTTGGTAACGCTACCATTTTGTTCGCAGCGCCCGTGCCTGAAGTGGCTGGCCAGTTGTCCGACCGCCGGGCCAACGAGCTTTGCCGCTCGATCACCTTGAAGCCGAGATCGAGCACCGGATGCTCCGGGCGCCGTCCGTCGATCGCATCGATCAGCATGCTGGCGGCCGTGTTACCCATCTCGTAGCGGTTGGTGCGCACGCTCGTGAGAGTCGGGACGGCGGAGGCCATGAATTCGAGATCGTTGAAGCCGACAATCGCGATCTGTTCGGGGACCGCGATCTCGCGGCGCTTGCATTCGAACAGCACACCCAGCGCGAGGTCGTCATTGGCGCAGAACACCGCGTCCATGCCGGGCTCCCGCGCCAGGAGATCGGTGAACAGGGCGCCGCCGAGCGTCACCGAGGTCGGTGTCGCCGTCGTCACGACGAGGCGTTGCTCGAACAGCCCTGCGTCCTTCATGGCCGAGACGTACCCGTCGAGCCGCCGCTGCACCCGCGGATCCATCCGCGCGCCGACGAAGCCAATCTTGCGGTGACCTTGTGCAAACAGATGCGCAACTGCGGCACGGGCTGCTTCATAGTGCGAAAAGCCGATCATCATGTCGATCGGATTGGGCCCGATCTCCATGATTTGCACGATTGGGCAGTCGGCGGCATCGAGCATCGCGCGCGATTCCGTGGTCTGGTCGATGCCGGTGACAATCAGCCCGGCGGGCTTCTGCGCAAGAAACAGGCGCAGCAGCTTCTCCTCCTGGAGGATACTGTAGCGTGTGTTGGACAGCTGGATCGAGTAATGGCTGTTTTCGGAGGCGTCGTAGATGCCGCGCAGCACGTCGGAGAACACATTATTGGTTAGTGACGGAATCAAGACACCGATCACCTCGGTGCGTTGCGAGGCCAACGCGCGTGCCGCCAGGTTCGGCACATAGCCGAGCTCCCTGGCCGCGCTCTCGACCCGGGTCCGCTTGGCGACCGACAGCGCCTCGGGATTGCGGAAGAAGCGGGACGCCGTGATCGGGCTGACGCCGGCAAGCTCGGCGACTTCCGCCAGCCGGATTTTGCCTGACTTGGTGCGGTTTCGACCCATTTGCTGCTCATAACACACTCACTGTCGCAAACAAAGGAACGTTGACAGCGCTACCAGCACGGACTAACCAAAGACAAATTGCCAAAACCGCACAAACTGCCGACAATGTCGCCCGCCAAGGTTGGGCTTCGTTCGGTGAAGTCTGAAAAAACAAGACGGTCGCGGCGCGAGAGGCGTCGTGGACTTTCGAGGAGGGAGCTAGATGTCGTCTGTGCAAATCCGCGACGTGCGGAAATCGTTCGGCAATTTTGAAGTACTGCACGGCGTTTCGATTCCGATCGAGGACGGCCAGTTCGTCGTCCTGGTTGGCCCCTCCGGCTGCGGCAAGTCGACGCTTCTGCGCATGCTCGCCGGTCTCGAGAACATCACCTCAGGCACGATTTCGATTGGCGACCGCGTCGTCAACAATGTCCAGCCCAAGGAGCGGGACATTGCGATGGTGTTCCAGAATTACGCGCTCTATCCGCATATGACGGTCGGCGAGAACATGGGGTTCTCGATGAAGCTGCGGGGCGAGAGCACCGAAGAGATCAACAAGCGCGTCAAGCGCGCCGCCGAAATCCTGGCCCTGTCGCCGCTGCTCGAACGGTATCCGCGCCAGCTCTCCGGCGGTCAGCGCCAGCGCGTCGCCATGGGCCGCGCCATCGTGCGCGATCCGCAGGTGTTCCTGTTCGACGAGCCCTTATCGAACCTCGACGCCAAGCTGCGCGTCGCGATGCGCACCGAGATCAAGGAATTGCACCAGCGGCTGAAGACCACGACCGTCTACGTCACCCACGATCAGATCGAGGCCATGACCATGGCCGACAAGATCGTCGTCATGCATGACGGCATCGTCGAGCAGATGGGTACGCCGCTCGAGCTCTACGACAAGCCCGAGAACCAGTTCGTCGCCGGCTTTATCGGCTCGCCGTCCATGAACTTCCTGAAGGGTCATGTGCGCGTCAACGGCGTTGCGACCTTCGAGGGGCCGAATGGCGTCAAGCTGCCGCTCAGGAACGCGCCGGCGGCGTCCGACGGCCGTCCTGTCGTTTACGGCGTGCGTCCCGAGCATTTCACCATCGCGGACGACGGCGCCGATGCCGAGATCGTGGTGGTCGAACCGACCGGCTCGGAAACCCAGGTATTTGCGAAGCTCGGCGGTGAGCAGGTCGTCGCAGTCTTCCGCGAACGTCACCAGTTCAACCCGGGTGACAAGGTTAAGCTGAAGCCCGATCCCTCCGTGATTCATCTGTTCGACGAGGCGACGGGCAAACGCGTGTAGCGACGCCGAAGAACTGCCCAAGCAGAACTGCCCAATACGAGACGACCCAATACAAATATAAAATTTAGGGAGAGAACGATGAGCGATTTCGACAGGCGAAGTGTGCTTAAAGTCGGTCTGGGCGGCGCGGCGCTGCTGGCCGGCCCGGGCATCGTGCCGGTGCGCGCGGCGGAGTGGACCAACACGCCCGAGCCGAACGCTTCCATCCGCGTCTTGCGCTGGAAGCAGTTCATTCAGGCCGAGTTCGACAAATTCGCCGAGCAGACCAAGGCGTTCTCCGAGAAGACCGGCGTCAAGATCAAGCTCGAGGCCGAGAGTTGGGAGGACATCCGCCCGAAAGCCGCGGTCGCCGCCAATGTCGGCGCCGGTCCCGACCTGATCATCGGCACGCTCGATGATCCCCACAAGTTCCCGGAAAAGCTGATCGACATGACTGACGTCGCCGACTATCTCGGCGCGCAGTATGGCGGCTGGTATCCGGTTGCTGAACGCTACGGCAAGAAGGGCAACAGCTGGATCGCCATTCCGCAGGGCGCGACCGGCGGCTGCCTGAACTACCGCGTCAGCCACGTGAAGGCCGCCGGCTTCGATGAATTCCCCAAGGACACTGCCGGCTTCCTCAAGCTCTGCCAGGCGCTGAAGAAGAACAACACGCCGGCCGGCTTCGCGCTCGGCCACGCCACGGGCGACGCCAACGGCTGGTGCCAGTGGGCGCTGTGGGCCTTCGGCGGCAAGGTCGTCAACGACAAGAACGAGGTCGTGATCGACTCGCCGGAGACGATCGCCGCGCTCGAATACGTCAAGCAGCTCTACGAGACCTTCATCCCCGGCGTGCTGTCGTGGAATGACTCGAACAATAACAAGGCGTTCCTCAACGGCGAGCTCAGCCTGACGCTGAACGGCATCTCGATCTGGACGGTCGGAAAGAACTCGACCGATCCGAAGCAGCAGGAAATCGCCAAGGACATGAACCACGCGCCGATGCCGATCGGTCCCGTGGGCGTGTCGACCGAGCAGCAGAACGTGCTCGTCTATTACGGCTACAAGCACTCGAAGTATCCGAAGGCGGTCAAGGAATACATCAAGTTCATGATGGACAAGGCGAACTACGACGCCTGGGAGGTCTCCTCCAACGGCTACGTGTCGCCGCCGCTTCCGGCCTACAACGACAACCCGGTGTGGACGTCGGATCCGAAGATCACGCCGTATCGCGACTGCCTGAAGCGCTGCCGCGACAACGGCTATGCCGGCGATCTCGGCTATGCCTCCGCCGCTGTCATGGGCGACTTCGTCGTCGTCGACATGTTCGCGGAAGCCGCGTCAGGCTCCGTGACGCCGAAGGCGGCAGCCGCACGCGCGGCCGAGCGCGCCAAGCGCTACTACCAGGTCTGATCAGCGCCAATCTACGCGGCGTCCGGTTCGCTGGACGCCGCAACTTTTCGTCGAGGGGAATCCGACATGGCAGTTATGGCCGAGTCCACTGTCGCGCAGGTCAAGCGCAGCAGCTTGTGGACCAGAGCATTCGAGAGCCGGAATTTCCTCGGCGCGATGTTCATGGTGCCGGCGATCGCCATCCTCATCCTGTTTCTGGCTTACCCGCTGGCGCTGGGCTTCTGGCTCGGCATGACCGACACCAAGATCGGTGGCGCCGGGCGCTACATCGGCTTCCAGAATTTCGTCTCGCTGTCGAAGGACTCGGTGTTCTGGCTGTCGGTGTTCAACACCATCTTCTACACGGTCGCCGCCAGCGCGGTGAAATTCGCCATCGGCCTCTATTTGGCGCTGCTGCTCAACGAACGGCTACCGATGAAGTCGATGGTCCGCGCCATCGTCCTGTTGCCCTTCGTCGTGCCCACGGTGCTCTCTGCGATTGCGTTCTGGTGGATCTATGACAGCCAGTTCTCGATCATCTCCTGGGTGTTGATCAAGGCCGGCCTGATCACACGCTATATCGATTTCCTTGGCGATCCCTGGAATGCGCGCTGGTCGGTCGTCGCCGCCAATATCTGGCGCGGCGTGCCCTTCGTGGCGATCACGCTGCTGGCGGGATTACAGACCATCTCGCCCTCGCTCTATGAGGCCGCCAATCTCGACGGCGCCACCAATCTGCAGCGCTTCCGCCACATCACGCTGCCGATGCTGTCGCCGATCATCGCGGTCGTGATGACGTTCTCGGTGCTGATGACCTTCACCGACTTCCAGCTCATCTACACCATCACGCGGGGTGGGCCGATCAACTCCACCCATCTGATGGCGACGCTGTCGTTCCAGCGCGCCATCACCGGCGGCAATCTGGGCGAGGGCGCGGCGATCTCGAACGCCATGATTCCGTTCCTGGTCGCGGCGATCCTGCTCAGCTTCTTTGGGCTTCAGCGTTCCCGGTGGCAGCAGGGCGGGAGGGACTGACATGACCACTGCAGACGACCAAAGCGTCGGAATGGACTACCTCGAGAGCTTCCCGCGGAAGTTTTTTCGGGTCTACCTTCCGCTCGGCCTGATCATCTTCTTCCTGCTATTCCCGTTCTACTGGATGGCGGTCGCGACGTTCAAGCCGGACGCGGAAATGTACGACTACGAAAAGTACAATCCGTTCTGGATCGTGCACCCGACGCTGGAGCACATCAAGAAGCTGTTCTTCGACACCGACTATCCGCTCTGGATGTGGAACACCGTGATCGTCTCGGTGTCGTCGACCTTCATCTCCCTGTTCGCCAGCGTCTGCGCCGCCTACGCGATCGAGCGCTTGCGCTACAAGGGCTCGCGCTATGTCGGCCTTGCGATCTTCCTCGGCTATCTCGTGCCGCCCTCGATCCTGTTCATCCCGCTGGCGGCGATCGTGTTTCAGCTCGGCCTGTTCGACGGCAATCTGGCGCTGATCCTGACCTATCCGACCTTCCTGATCCCGTTCTGCACCTGGCTGCTGATGGGCTATTTCCGCACCATCCCCTATGAGCTGGAGGAGTGTGCGCTGATCGACGGGGCGACGCGGCTGCAGATTCTGATGAAGATCACGCTGCCGCTTTCGCTGCCGGGCGTGATCTCGGCGGGCATCTTCGCCTTCACCTTGTCCTGGAACGAGTTCATCTACGCGCTGACCTTCATCTCCTCGTCCGAGAACAAGACGATCCCCGTCGGCGCGATCACCGAGCTCGTCAATGGCGACGTCTACCATTGGGGTGCGCTGATGGCGGCGGCTCTGACCGGCTCGGTTCCCGTAGTTATCCTTTATTCCTTCTTCGTGGAGTACTATGTGTCGGCGATGACCGGCGCCGTGAAGGAATGATCGCGGGGCCTGCCTTGAGAGCGCGCCAGGACGAATCGCCGAAATCGGCGCGTTCCGGCCAATAAAAAGGAGTAGGCTCTTGCACATTCTGGTTCTTGGCGCCGCCGGCATGGTTGGCCGCAAATTGTGTGAACGGCTGTTGCGCGACGGCCGGCTCGGCAAGAGCGACATCACCAAGCTGACCATGCATGACGTGGTCGAGCCGAAGGCGCCGGAAAAGGCCGGTTTTGCCGTCGAGACCGTGTCGAGCGATTTCGCCGTGCCGGGTGCGGCCGAAAAGCTGATCGCCGGCCGTCCGGACGTGATCTTTCATCTCGCCGCGATCGTCTCGGGCGAAGCCGAGCTCGATTTCGACAAGGGCTACCGCATCAATCTCGACGGCACGCGGATGCTGCTCGATGCCGTCAGGCTCGCCGGCGGCGGCTACAAGCCGCGCGTGGTGTTCACGTCCTCGATCGCCGTGTTCGGCGCGCCGTTCCC of the Bradyrhizobium sp. WSM1417 genome contains:
- a CDS encoding IlvD/Edd family dehydratase, with translation MTKKPTNGHAPAGNGARRHLRSQEWFNNPHNPGMTALYMERYLNYGLTRAELQSGKPIIGIAQTGNDLSPCNRHHIELAHRVREGIREAGGIAMEFPTHPIQETGKRPTAALDRNLAYLGLVEILYGYPLDGVVLTTGCDKTTPACMMAAATVNLPAIVLSGGPMLNGWHNGERTGSGTIVWKSRERLAAGEIDYEEFMEIVASSAPSVGHCNTMGTASTMNGLAEALGFSLPGCAAIPAPYRERGQIAYETGKRIVDMVWEDLKPSDILTREAFENCIVINSAIGGSTNAPIHINALARHIGVELSIDDWQKVGHDVPLLVNMQPAGFYLGEEFHRAGGVPAVVRELMKHNRIHENAVTVNGRGIGENCANAPKPDNDVIWSYDKPLVKDAGFLVLRGNLFDSAIMKTSVISKEFRDRYLSNPTDLNAFEGRAVVFEGPEDYHERIDDPSLEIDERCVLFIRGTGPIGYPGGAEVVNMQPPAALIKRGIMSLPCIGDGRQSGTSGSPSILNASPEAAANGGLAILRNGDKVRVDLNKGSANILISDDEVKKRHAELKANGGFKHPPNQTPWQELYRNTVGQHATGACMELATRYQNVAGSFGVARDNH
- a CDS encoding LacI family DNA-binding transcriptional regulator yields the protein MGRNRTKSGKIRLAEVAELAGVSPITASRFFRNPEALSVAKRTRVESAARELGYVPNLAARALASQRTEVIGVLIPSLTNNVFSDVLRGIYDASENSHYSIQLSNTRYSILQEEKLLRLFLAQKPAGLIVTGIDQTTESRAMLDAADCPIVQIMEIGPNPIDMMIGFSHYEAARAAVAHLFAQGHRKIGFVGARMDPRVQRRLDGYVSAMKDAGLFEQRLVVTTATPTSVTLGGALFTDLLAREPGMDAVFCANDDLALGVLFECKRREIAVPEQIAIVGFNDLEFMASAVPTLTSVRTNRYEMGNTAASMLIDAIDGRRPEHPVLDLGFKVIERQSSLARRSDNWPATSGTGAANKMVALPSGHD
- a CDS encoding ABC transporter ATP-binding protein, translating into MSSVQIRDVRKSFGNFEVLHGVSIPIEDGQFVVLVGPSGCGKSTLLRMLAGLENITSGTISIGDRVVNNVQPKERDIAMVFQNYALYPHMTVGENMGFSMKLRGESTEEINKRVKRAAEILALSPLLERYPRQLSGGQRQRVAMGRAIVRDPQVFLFDEPLSNLDAKLRVAMRTEIKELHQRLKTTTVYVTHDQIEAMTMADKIVVMHDGIVEQMGTPLELYDKPENQFVAGFIGSPSMNFLKGHVRVNGVATFEGPNGVKLPLRNAPAASDGRPVVYGVRPEHFTIADDGADAEIVVVEPTGSETQVFAKLGGEQVVAVFRERHQFNPGDKVKLKPDPSVIHLFDEATGKRV
- a CDS encoding ABC transporter substrate-binding protein; its protein translation is MSDFDRRSVLKVGLGGAALLAGPGIVPVRAAEWTNTPEPNASIRVLRWKQFIQAEFDKFAEQTKAFSEKTGVKIKLEAESWEDIRPKAAVAANVGAGPDLIIGTLDDPHKFPEKLIDMTDVADYLGAQYGGWYPVAERYGKKGNSWIAIPQGATGGCLNYRVSHVKAAGFDEFPKDTAGFLKLCQALKKNNTPAGFALGHATGDANGWCQWALWAFGGKVVNDKNEVVIDSPETIAALEYVKQLYETFIPGVLSWNDSNNNKAFLNGELSLTLNGISIWTVGKNSTDPKQQEIAKDMNHAPMPIGPVGVSTEQQNVLVYYGYKHSKYPKAVKEYIKFMMDKANYDAWEVSSNGYVSPPLPAYNDNPVWTSDPKITPYRDCLKRCRDNGYAGDLGYASAAVMGDFVVVDMFAEAASGSVTPKAAAARAAERAKRYYQV
- a CDS encoding carbohydrate ABC transporter permease; the encoded protein is MAVMAESTVAQVKRSSLWTRAFESRNFLGAMFMVPAIAILILFLAYPLALGFWLGMTDTKIGGAGRYIGFQNFVSLSKDSVFWLSVFNTIFYTVAASAVKFAIGLYLALLLNERLPMKSMVRAIVLLPFVVPTVLSAIAFWWIYDSQFSIISWVLIKAGLITRYIDFLGDPWNARWSVVAANIWRGVPFVAITLLAGLQTISPSLYEAANLDGATNLQRFRHITLPMLSPIIAVVMTFSVLMTFTDFQLIYTITRGGPINSTHLMATLSFQRAITGGNLGEGAAISNAMIPFLVAAILLSFFGLQRSRWQQGGRD
- a CDS encoding carbohydrate ABC transporter permease gives rise to the protein MTTADDQSVGMDYLESFPRKFFRVYLPLGLIIFFLLFPFYWMAVATFKPDAEMYDYEKYNPFWIVHPTLEHIKKLFFDTDYPLWMWNTVIVSVSSTFISLFASVCAAYAIERLRYKGSRYVGLAIFLGYLVPPSILFIPLAAIVFQLGLFDGNLALILTYPTFLIPFCTWLLMGYFRTIPYELEECALIDGATRLQILMKITLPLSLPGVISAGIFAFTLSWNEFIYALTFISSSENKTIPVGAITELVNGDVYHWGALMAAALTGSVPVVILYSFFVEYYVSAMTGAVKE